One region of Scophthalmus maximus strain ysfricsl-2021 chromosome 13, ASM2237912v1, whole genome shotgun sequence genomic DNA includes:
- the LOC118318024 gene encoding golgin subfamily A member 8C isoform X2 yields MELRLSRFSIDSNMNWDNQLSSILSVADGSVAKMRERLTSPGKFSKAREDLFPVRERIHDSDLNPPAPPPRALLPRQPSPSLSSNVQWADLAAVQSQLQMQSQAINSLTKKLHDMERERQSQQCHIQTLQDEVHRLREELRENERERDESRRGQSPGAERRMEQWRREVGRELSSLRGHVTRATSLGNIEESFSSKLRREELEHLRREVDQLKTHLRRREEDVFLQQAEDRETRIQYERSCKTMEELTESYRTHSTDMAKTVSQYSHTQQEVRHIRTVVSELKDEIRSIILREREPTSLLSAHTSGASPFALPQGHSRGVRVEEPDSESEDFSPTPSLAEISSDDLSWLEEKDSALHQKLHVRLSVQSRRSNFAGAGSDLEDGVDDDDDDEDRDYLLDDNMDPDLVSNLSLNDL; encoded by the exons atggaattgcGGCTCTCGAGGTTTTCT ATCGACTCAAACATGAACTGGGACAATCAGCTGAGCTCTATCTTGTCCGTAGCCGATGGCAGCGTTGCAAAGATGAGG GAGAGACTCACCTCACCAGGGAAATTCTCCAAAGCGAGAGAAG atTTGTTTCCAGTGAGGGAGCGGATTCATGATTCCGATTTGAACCCTCCTGCACCTCCCCCTCGAGCCCTTCTTCCCCGACAgccttccccctctctcagcTCTAATGTGCAGTGGGCAGACCTCGCTGCTGTTCAGTCACAACTCCAGATGCAGAGCCAG GCAATTAACTCACTCACCAAGAAACTCCACGACATGGAACGGGAGCGACAGTCACAACAATGTCACATCCAGACACTACAAG ACGAAGTTCACAGGCTGCGTGAGGAGTTGAGGGAGAATGAACGAGAGCGGGACGAATCAAGGAGGGGACAGAGTCCGGGAGcggagagaaggatggagcagtggaggagagaggtgggacGCGAGCTGAGCAGTCTGCGGGGACACGTCACCAGAGCCACGTCGCTAGGCAACATTGAAGAAAG TTTCAGTTCAAAGCTTCGCCGAGAGGAGCTGGAACACTTGCGGAGGGAGGTGGACCAACTGAAAACACACTTAA GGCGACGGGAGGAGGATGTGTTCCTCCAGCAGGCCGAGGACAGAGAGACCAGGATACAGTATGAACGCAGCTgcaag ACAATGGAGGAGCTAACAGAAAGCTACAGAACTCACAGCACTGACATGGCAAAGACCGTCTCTcagtattcacacacacagcaagaggTCCGCCACATCAG AACAGTTGTGTCAGAACTGAAAGACGAGATCAGAAGTATAATTCTTCGAGAACGTGAACCAACGTCTTTactgtctgcacacacatcaG GAGCATCACCCTTTGCACTCCCTCAAGGCCACAGTAGAGGAGTCAGAGTAGAAGAGCCAGACTCTGAATCAGAAGACTTCAGCCCGACCCCGAGCCTGGCTGAGATCAGCTCTGATGATCTGTCATGGCTGGAAGAGAAAGATTCAG CTCTTCATCAGAAGCTGCATGTACGCCTGAGCGTTCAGTCCAGACGGAGCAACTTTGCTGGTGCAGGATCAGATCTGGAGGATGGtgttgatgatgacgatgatgatgaggatagAGATTATCTCCTTGATGACAACATGGACCCAGATTTAGTATCTAACCTAAGTCttaatgacctctga
- the LOC118318024 gene encoding golgin subfamily A member 8C isoform X1: MEMCPHTLAWRLHNQMDMQLSVRTQLPVQQLIADNRHHKHANTKACCKSLGCTTATTLTNPGTFAHLMLPGVSDPCCCNTRISQLWINKIDSNMNWDNQLSSILSVADGSVAKMRERLTSPGKFSKAREDLFPVRERIHDSDLNPPAPPPRALLPRQPSPSLSSNVQWADLAAVQSQLQMQSQAINSLTKKLHDMERERQSQQCHIQTLQDEVHRLREELRENERERDESRRGQSPGAERRMEQWRREVGRELSSLRGHVTRATSLGNIEESFSSKLRREELEHLRREVDQLKTHLRRREEDVFLQQAEDRETRIQYERSCKTMEELTESYRTHSTDMAKTVSQYSHTQQEVRHIRTVVSELKDEIRSIILREREPTSLLSAHTSGASPFALPQGHSRGVRVEEPDSESEDFSPTPSLAEISSDDLSWLEEKDSALHQKLHVRLSVQSRRSNFAGAGSDLEDGVDDDDDDEDRDYLLDDNMDPDLVSNLSLNDL; the protein is encoded by the exons ATGGAGATGTGCCCCCATACACTGGCCTGGAGACTACATAATCAGATGGATATGCAATTATCAGTCCGCACACAGCTTCCTGTGCAGCAGCTGATAGCTGATAATCGTCaccacaaacatgcaaacaccaaGGCCTGCTGCAAGTCATTAGGCTGTACAACTGCAACTACATTAACAAATCCTGGCACTTTTGCACATCTCATGTTACCAG GTGTGTCTGAtccctgctgctgtaacactcgAATTTCCCAGCTTTGGATCAATAAG ATCGACTCAAACATGAACTGGGACAATCAGCTGAGCTCTATCTTGTCCGTAGCCGATGGCAGCGTTGCAAAGATGAGG GAGAGACTCACCTCACCAGGGAAATTCTCCAAAGCGAGAGAAG atTTGTTTCCAGTGAGGGAGCGGATTCATGATTCCGATTTGAACCCTCCTGCACCTCCCCCTCGAGCCCTTCTTCCCCGACAgccttccccctctctcagcTCTAATGTGCAGTGGGCAGACCTCGCTGCTGTTCAGTCACAACTCCAGATGCAGAGCCAG GCAATTAACTCACTCACCAAGAAACTCCACGACATGGAACGGGAGCGACAGTCACAACAATGTCACATCCAGACACTACAAG ACGAAGTTCACAGGCTGCGTGAGGAGTTGAGGGAGAATGAACGAGAGCGGGACGAATCAAGGAGGGGACAGAGTCCGGGAGcggagagaaggatggagcagtggaggagagaggtgggacGCGAGCTGAGCAGTCTGCGGGGACACGTCACCAGAGCCACGTCGCTAGGCAACATTGAAGAAAG TTTCAGTTCAAAGCTTCGCCGAGAGGAGCTGGAACACTTGCGGAGGGAGGTGGACCAACTGAAAACACACTTAA GGCGACGGGAGGAGGATGTGTTCCTCCAGCAGGCCGAGGACAGAGAGACCAGGATACAGTATGAACGCAGCTgcaag ACAATGGAGGAGCTAACAGAAAGCTACAGAACTCACAGCACTGACATGGCAAAGACCGTCTCTcagtattcacacacacagcaagaggTCCGCCACATCAG AACAGTTGTGTCAGAACTGAAAGACGAGATCAGAAGTATAATTCTTCGAGAACGTGAACCAACGTCTTTactgtctgcacacacatcaG GAGCATCACCCTTTGCACTCCCTCAAGGCCACAGTAGAGGAGTCAGAGTAGAAGAGCCAGACTCTGAATCAGAAGACTTCAGCCCGACCCCGAGCCTGGCTGAGATCAGCTCTGATGATCTGTCATGGCTGGAAGAGAAAGATTCAG CTCTTCATCAGAAGCTGCATGTACGCCTGAGCGTTCAGTCCAGACGGAGCAACTTTGCTGGTGCAGGATCAGATCTGGAGGATGGtgttgatgatgacgatgatgatgaggatagAGATTATCTCCTTGATGACAACATGGACCCAGATTTAGTATCTAACCTAAGTCttaatgacctctga
- the LOC118318024 gene encoding golgin subfamily A member 8C isoform X3 yields the protein MNWDNQLSSILSVADGSVAKMRERLTSPGKFSKAREDLFPVRERIHDSDLNPPAPPPRALLPRQPSPSLSSNVQWADLAAVQSQLQMQSQAINSLTKKLHDMERERQSQQCHIQTLQDEVHRLREELRENERERDESRRGQSPGAERRMEQWRREVGRELSSLRGHVTRATSLGNIEESFSSKLRREELEHLRREVDQLKTHLRRREEDVFLQQAEDRETRIQYERSCKTMEELTESYRTHSTDMAKTVSQYSHTQQEVRHIRTVVSELKDEIRSIILREREPTSLLSAHTSGASPFALPQGHSRGVRVEEPDSESEDFSPTPSLAEISSDDLSWLEEKDSALHQKLHVRLSVQSRRSNFAGAGSDLEDGVDDDDDDEDRDYLLDDNMDPDLVSNLSLNDL from the exons ATGAACTGGGACAATCAGCTGAGCTCTATCTTGTCCGTAGCCGATGGCAGCGTTGCAAAGATGAGG GAGAGACTCACCTCACCAGGGAAATTCTCCAAAGCGAGAGAAG atTTGTTTCCAGTGAGGGAGCGGATTCATGATTCCGATTTGAACCCTCCTGCACCTCCCCCTCGAGCCCTTCTTCCCCGACAgccttccccctctctcagcTCTAATGTGCAGTGGGCAGACCTCGCTGCTGTTCAGTCACAACTCCAGATGCAGAGCCAG GCAATTAACTCACTCACCAAGAAACTCCACGACATGGAACGGGAGCGACAGTCACAACAATGTCACATCCAGACACTACAAG ACGAAGTTCACAGGCTGCGTGAGGAGTTGAGGGAGAATGAACGAGAGCGGGACGAATCAAGGAGGGGACAGAGTCCGGGAGcggagagaaggatggagcagtggaggagagaggtgggacGCGAGCTGAGCAGTCTGCGGGGACACGTCACCAGAGCCACGTCGCTAGGCAACATTGAAGAAAG TTTCAGTTCAAAGCTTCGCCGAGAGGAGCTGGAACACTTGCGGAGGGAGGTGGACCAACTGAAAACACACTTAA GGCGACGGGAGGAGGATGTGTTCCTCCAGCAGGCCGAGGACAGAGAGACCAGGATACAGTATGAACGCAGCTgcaag ACAATGGAGGAGCTAACAGAAAGCTACAGAACTCACAGCACTGACATGGCAAAGACCGTCTCTcagtattcacacacacagcaagaggTCCGCCACATCAG AACAGTTGTGTCAGAACTGAAAGACGAGATCAGAAGTATAATTCTTCGAGAACGTGAACCAACGTCTTTactgtctgcacacacatcaG GAGCATCACCCTTTGCACTCCCTCAAGGCCACAGTAGAGGAGTCAGAGTAGAAGAGCCAGACTCTGAATCAGAAGACTTCAGCCCGACCCCGAGCCTGGCTGAGATCAGCTCTGATGATCTGTCATGGCTGGAAGAGAAAGATTCAG CTCTTCATCAGAAGCTGCATGTACGCCTGAGCGTTCAGTCCAGACGGAGCAACTTTGCTGGTGCAGGATCAGATCTGGAGGATGGtgttgatgatgacgatgatgatgaggatagAGATTATCTCCTTGATGACAACATGGACCCAGATTTAGTATCTAACCTAAGTCttaatgacctctga
- the mmachc gene encoding cyanocobalamin reductase / alkylcobalamin dealkylase isoform X2 has product MEGHENKLLYLLASKLPGVGWYNSLLPATLRLSCPDDSLALVVLSTPAMFEQAFLPFMEERGCRVVTDPIDQCVKHCVTSAVSQCFPGQEVDLRFDYELLPSRKPKFLAQTAAHVSGAAFYYQQSDVTDQPWAERKMFGVCVHPRFGGWFAIRALLVFGDVTLGSEMVQPIPPDCVPTRESRIQLLEAFNFHWQDWSYRDVVRPVQTYSQKQRDYFSTPPSQRFDLLRTWGFLPREDHQPETSSDTQNQGKGHG; this is encoded by the exons ATGGAGGGCCATGAGAATAAACTGCTATACCTACTGGCTAGTAAATTACCGGGG GTTGGTTGGTATAACTCGCTGCTGCCTGCAACGCTGCGTCTGTCGTGCCCAGATGACAGCCTGGCCTTGGTGGTGCTCAGCACCCCTGCCATGTTTGAACAAGCCTTCCTGCCCTTCATGGAGGAGAGGGGCTGCAGGGTGGTGACAGACCCCATAGACCAGTGTGTCAAACACTGTGTCACTTCTGCCGTCTCACAG tGTTTTCCAGGGCAGGAGGTGGATCTGAGGTTTGACTACGAGCTGCTGCCTAGCAGGAAGCCAAAGTTTTTGGCGCAGACTGCGGCTCACGTGTCCGGAGCAGCTTTCTACTACCAACAGTCTGATGTCACGGACCAACCCTGGGCTGAAAGa AAAATGtttggtgtgtgcgtgcatccGAGGTTCGGGGGCTGGTTTGCCATTCGAGCTCTGTTGGTGTTTGGAGATGTGACACTGGGCTCAGAGATGGTGCAGCCCATTCCTCCGGACTGTGTGCCCACCAGAGAGAGCCGGATACAGCTGCTGGAGGCTTTCAACTTTCACTGGCAG GACTGGAGCTACAGAGACGTCGTCCGTCCAGTCCAGACCTACTCTCAGAAACAGAGGGACTACTTCTCCACTCCTCCCTCCCAGCGGTTTGATCTGCTCAGAACTTGGGGCTTCCTGCCGAGGGAAGACCATCAACCTGAAACcagctcagacacacagaaccagGGGAAGGGACATGGCTGA
- the mmachc gene encoding cyanocobalamin reductase / alkylcobalamin dealkylase isoform X1, which produces MAAATQSVESVTGLLEECLSKQGFEVHPLKVGWYNSLLPATLRLSCPDDSLALVVLSTPAMFEQAFLPFMEERGCRVVTDPIDQCVKHCVTSAVSQCFPGQEVDLRFDYELLPSRKPKFLAQTAAHVSGAAFYYQQSDVTDQPWAERKMFGVCVHPRFGGWFAIRALLVFGDVTLGSEMVQPIPPDCVPTRESRIQLLEAFNFHWQDWSYRDVVRPVQTYSQKQRDYFSTPPSQRFDLLRTWGFLPREDHQPETSSDTQNQGKGHG; this is translated from the exons ATGGCGGCTGCCACACAGAGCGTGGAAAGTGTGACCGGACTGTTAGAGGAGTGTTTATCAAAACAGGGATTTGAAGTGCACCCTCTCAAG GTTGGTTGGTATAACTCGCTGCTGCCTGCAACGCTGCGTCTGTCGTGCCCAGATGACAGCCTGGCCTTGGTGGTGCTCAGCACCCCTGCCATGTTTGAACAAGCCTTCCTGCCCTTCATGGAGGAGAGGGGCTGCAGGGTGGTGACAGACCCCATAGACCAGTGTGTCAAACACTGTGTCACTTCTGCCGTCTCACAG tGTTTTCCAGGGCAGGAGGTGGATCTGAGGTTTGACTACGAGCTGCTGCCTAGCAGGAAGCCAAAGTTTTTGGCGCAGACTGCGGCTCACGTGTCCGGAGCAGCTTTCTACTACCAACAGTCTGATGTCACGGACCAACCCTGGGCTGAAAGa AAAATGtttggtgtgtgcgtgcatccGAGGTTCGGGGGCTGGTTTGCCATTCGAGCTCTGTTGGTGTTTGGAGATGTGACACTGGGCTCAGAGATGGTGCAGCCCATTCCTCCGGACTGTGTGCCCACCAGAGAGAGCCGGATACAGCTGCTGGAGGCTTTCAACTTTCACTGGCAG GACTGGAGCTACAGAGACGTCGTCCGTCCAGTCCAGACCTACTCTCAGAAACAGAGGGACTACTTCTCCACTCCTCCCTCCCAGCGGTTTGATCTGCTCAGAACTTGGGGCTTCCTGCCGAGGGAAGACCATCAACCTGAAACcagctcagacacacagaaccagGGGAAGGGACATGGCTGA